In the Quercus lobata isolate SW786 chromosome 5, ValleyOak3.0 Primary Assembly, whole genome shotgun sequence genome, one interval contains:
- the LOC115990066 gene encoding F-box/LRR-repeat protein At3g03360-like, with protein sequence MDSKRKKFTVDDDDDDDVVVDRISELPEDVLLHILSFLPTKQVFQSTLLSTRWKHVWTTFPILKFDKTSVLWSSEKKNDPEVKIKRRNFYKFLNKCLRLRSRESQRPHIKNFTLEVSMQNHKSKSRVDRWIRFAVKSNVEELILFFGRSRIRYPLPHSVLVAKPLTVLTLHCCKLDSIRSDINLPSLKNLSLLGVYADNQIIQNLIFGCPMIEDMGISCCRGIKCLKIFGLPKVMKILVQNNHLDRLELEASNLRDLCIIEGRLSELNLLPLKNLKMSFLNTPNAKEKWFDDNLSGFPLLENLELAI encoded by the coding sequence ATGGATTCTAAGAGAAAAAAGTTCAcagttgatgatgatgatgatgatgatgtagtAGTTGATCGTATATCTGAGTTGCCAGAAGATGTTTTGCTACACATTCTGTCCTTCCTTCCTACCAAACAAGTATTTCAATCTACTCTTTTGTCTACACGATGGAAGCATGTGTGGACTACATTCCCCATTCTAAAATTCGATAAAACCTCCGTGTTGTGGAGTTCAGAAAAGAAGAATGATCCGGAAGTCAAGATAAAGAGACGCAACTTTTACAAGTTCTTGAATAAATGTTTACGATTACGAAGCCGAGAAAGTCAGAGACCACATATAAAGAATTTTACATTAGAGGTTAGCATGCAGAATCACAAATCCAAGTCTCGTGTTGACCGCTGGATAAGGTTTGCGGTTAAGAGTAATGTTGAAGAGCTGATTCTTTTCTTCGGTAGGTCTCGTATACGTTATCCCTTGCCTCATAGTGTTTTGGTTGCAAAACCTTTAACTGTGTTGACTCTACATTGTTGTAAGTTGGATTCAATTCGTAGTGATATAAACTTACCATCTTTGAAAAACTTGTCTTTATTAGGCGTTTATGCAGATAATCAAATTATTCAGAATCTGATTTTTGGGTGTCCTATGATAGAAGACATGGGAATTTCGTGTTGTCGGGGCATTAAGTGTTTAAAGATTTTTGGTCTCCCTAAAGTCATGAAAATTCTGGTACAAAACAATCACCTTGACAGGCTTGAATTGGAAGCATCAAATCTTCGTGATCTATGTATAATCGAGGGTCGGCTATCTGAGCTCAACTTGCTTcctttaaaaaatctaaaaatgtcATTTCTAAATACACCAAATGCAAAGGAAAAGTGGTTTGATGATAATCTTTCTGGATTTCCACTCCTTGAGAACTTAGAGCTAGCAATTTGA